One stretch of Ostrinia nubilalis chromosome 11, ilOstNubi1.1, whole genome shotgun sequence DNA includes these proteins:
- the LOC135076272 gene encoding toll-like receptor 7, with amino-acid sequence MDTVPFKMIINAILFCLVMGAALTEAPDDADACFRVSGDSGAVECNVRTLSSDRDVVGSMHSDGALRIAIRCSPLFLESTLRDHHFGRMQGLAEISINNCKILRLPGNVFEGLRGLKTLRIRSRNNEWNNNKELELSLGAFNGLRELHTLDLAYNNIRKIPSDLFCALENIISLNLTRNKIKFVDELGFGHKCGSTLQTIDLGYNDIMSLPADSEILHLRRLTQLFLQNNKISELPGDVFSDLLSLKVVNLSDNAINYLPEGLFYNTREIREIYMQNNELETLPKRIFNRLEQLLVLDLSANKLRSDQIEDETFGGLIRLIVLDLSHNALSRITRNMFKDLFFLQILSLNNNTIGFIEDNAFLPLFNLHTLNLGQNKLHVIEDHMFNGLFILNKLNLNNNILSYVSENAFKNCSDLKELDLSSNKLTKIPEAIVQLSLLKSLDLGENLLTEIMNSSFQNLSQLTGLRLIDNQIGNLTAGMFSGLPSLQVLNLAKNKIQSIETETFQRNTQLEAVRLDGNFISDINGVFVALTKLLWLNLSENHLVWFDYAFIPGSLKWLDIHANFIEILGNYYKIQNELHVKTLDASHNRLVTLSPMSIPNSVELLFINNNFISSIETDTFLEKRNLTRVDMYANEIESLDVNSLRVSRVPEDRALPEFYISGNPFRCDCTMKWLLLINSITSRQYPRVMDLENVICKESYVRGVKYLPVSSLLLKDFLCKYDNHCPENCNCCDFNNCNCRIVCPNNCSCYHDSTKSTSVVDCSVKQLKFVPPYFPTDSTHIYLDGNVYTELNETIFNSMREALVIYLNSSNIIHIHNNTFSGLGGLKILHLDNNKIKQLRGLEFSKLSNLKELYLQSNVIEFISNETFSSLGALEVLRLDGNRLVNYGLWHLDNNKKLQTLFIGSNSWSCDCKYLQGFLTYVSQNVEKVIDVNTLWCINENVRPAKKPLNLNVTVCSEISDGSMISAFFVSHNLPLLASALTGFMLILLILALVFTFRYACRMWLYSNCGIKLSPLAGAFKDADKLYDAYICYSPKDEEFVVESLARELENGYPSYHLCLHYRDVPQFEATYAQFPDLVVEATEASRRIIVVLTKNFISTEWSQIEFRQALQKALRKNPHKLIIVAVGLVPRDPELKSYFKTGLEITWKEKRFWERLRYAMPLSKRHGQKLKRLNYGRNSNTYTMDASVLNSTCQTLCGKSANSAERSPCDRPLSEHIYSTIDSDYSSTDFHGRHHQPQSVVMQHTVQTYLV; translated from the coding sequence ATGGACACAGTGCCGTTTAAAATGATAATCAACGCGATACTCTTTTGTTTAGTGATGGGCGCGGCGCTTACGGAAGCGCCTGACGATGCAGATGCCTGTTTCCGTGTGTCCGGTGACAGTGGTGCGGTGGAGTGCAATGTACGGACGTTGTCGTCGGACAGGGATGTCGTCGGTTCGATGCACTCGGACGGCGCGCTGCGGATCGCGATCCGGTGCAGCCCGCTGTTCCTCGAGAGCACGCTGCGAGACCACCACTTCGGCAGGATGCAAGGTTTGGCGGAGATATCCATTAATAACTGTAAGATACTCCGGCTGCCCGGCAACGTGTTCGAGGGCCTACGCGGGCTGAAGACGCTGAGAATCCGCTCCAGGAACAACGAGTGGAACAACAACAAAGAGCTGGAGCTGTCCTTGGGCGCATTCAACGGCTTGAGAGAGCTGCACACGCTGGACTTGGCCTACAACAACATAAGAAAGATACCGTCCGACCTGTTTTGTGCACTGGAAAACATAATTTCTCTTAATCTGACGAGAAACAAGATCAAGTTTGTTGACGAGTTGGGTTTCGGGCACAAGTGCGGCTCGACGCTGCAGACCATCGACCTGGGCTACAACGACATCATGTCGCTGCCGGCGGACTCGGAGATATTGCATTTACGACGCCTCACGCAACTCTTCCtccaaaacaataaaataagcgAGTTGCCGGGTGACGTCTTTAGTGATTTGCTTTCACTCAAGGTTGTAAATCTGTCTGACAacgcaataaattatttaccagAAGGGTTGTTTTATAACACGAGAGAAATTCGTGAAATTTATATGCAAAATAACGAGCTGGAAACTTTGCCCAAGAGAATATTTAATCGGTTGGAACAATTGCTCGTTTTAGATCTTTCGGCGAACAAATTGAGGAGCGACCAGATAGAAGATGAAACGTTTGGTGGGCTAATAAGATTAATCGTGCTCGACCTGTCGCACAACGCGCTCTCACGGATCACTCGGAACATGTTCAAGGACCTGTTCTTTCTACAAATACTCAGCTTGAACAATAACACCATAGGGTTCATCGAGGACAATGCGTTTTTACCACTATTCAACTTACACACACTTAACCTGGGCCAAAATAAACTACACGTCATAGAAGACCACATGTTTAATGGACTGTTTATATTGAATAagcttaatttaaataataacatactTTCTTATGTCAGTGAGAATGCTTTTAAAAATTGTTCTGATTTAAAGGAGTTAGATTTAAGTTCGaataagttaactaaaattCCCGAGGCAATTGTACAATTATCGTTATTGAAATCGTTAGACTTGGGGGAGAACTTACTAACTGAGATAATGAACAGTTCGTTTCAAAATTTGTCGCAGCTGACCGGTTTGCGCTTAATCGACAATCAAATTGGAAACCTTACAGCGGGTATGTTCTCCGGCTTGCCTAGCCTGCAAGTGCTCAATTTggcgaaaaataaaatacagtcgATAGAGACCGAAACCTTTCAAAGGAACACGCAATTGGAAGCGGTTCGGTTGGATGGTAACTTTATTTCGGATATAAATGGAGTGTTTGTGGCATTGACGAAATTGTTATGGCTAAATTTATCAGAAAATCATTTGGTGTGGTTCGATTACGCGTTCATACCAGGCAGCCTCAAGTGGTTAGACATTCACgccaattttattgaaatactcggcaattattacaaaattcaaaACGAGTTACATGTAAAAACCTTAGACGCGAGTCATAATCGTTTAGTTACACTATCGCCGATGTCTATACCAAACAGTGTAGAGCTTCTGTTTATAAATAACAATTTCATTTCGAGCATTGAAACAGATACGTTTTTAGAGAAGAGAAATTTGACGCGCGTCGATATGTATGCCAATGAGATTGAAAGTTTGGACGTAAATAGTTTGCGTGTTTCGAGAGTGCCCGAAGATAGAGCATTGCCAGAGTTCTACATTAGTGGTAATCCCTTCAGATGCGATTGCACAATGAAGTGGCTTCTGCTCATAAACTCGATTACTTCCAGACAGTACCCGCGCGTCATGGACTTAGAGAATGTGATATGCAAGGAATCCTACGTACGCGGCGTGAAGTATCTGCCGGTCAGCTCTCTGCTCCTCAAAGACTTTTTGTGCAAATACGACAATCACTGCCCTGAAAACTGCAATTGTTGCGATTTCAATAACTGTAACTGTAGAATTGTTTGTCCAAATAACTGTTCTTGTTATCACGACTCTACGAAATCAACAAGCGTCGTCGATTGTTCTGTAAAACAATTGAAATTCGTACCTCCATATTTTCCAACGGATTCCacccatatttatttagatggAAATGTTTATACAGAGCTAAATGAAactattttcaattcaatgcgCGAAGCCCTTGTTATATATTTGAACTCCAGTAACATCATACATATTCATAACAACACTTTTAGTGGGCTCGGTGgtcttaaaatattacatttagatAACAACAAAATCAAACAATTGCGCGGATTAGAGTTTTCGAAATTGAGTAACTTGAAGGAGCTGTATCTTCAGAGTAATGTTATAGAGTTCATTTCCAATGAGACGTTTAGCTCTTTAGGTGCTTTAGAAGTTTTACGCTTGGATGGAAATAGACTCGTGAACTACGGATTATGGCATTTagacaataataaaaagttgcaAACGTTATTCATTGGTAGCAATAGCTGGTCGTGTGATTGTAAATATCTACAAGGATTCTTAACGTACGTGTCGCAGAATGTAGAAAAAGTAATCGACGTTAATACCTTGTGGTGTATAAACGAGAATGTAAGACCGGCGAAGAAGCCATTGAATTTAAATGTGACAGTTTGTAGCGAAATAAGCGATGGTTCAATGATAAGCGCTTTCTTCGTTTCCCACAACTTGCCGCTACTGGCATCGGCTCTCACCGGGTTTATGctcattttgttaatattagcTTTAGTATTTACGTTTAGATACGCTTGCAGAATGTGGTTGTATTCCAACTGTGGTATAAAGCTCTCGCCCCTCGCGGGTGCATTTAAAGATGCTGATAAGCTTTATGACGCTTATATTTGTTATAGCCCTAAAGACGAGGAGTTCGTTGTGGAGTCATTAGCTCGGGAATTAGAGAACGGTTACCCGTCTTATCATCTCTGTTTGCATTACAGAGACGTTCCCCAGTTCGAAGCCACGTACGCCCAGTTCCCCGACTTGGTGGTCGAAGCGACGGAGGCCTCGAGGCGTATCATAGTAGTCCTaacaaagaattttatctcGACAGAATGGTCGCAGATAGAGTTTCGACAGGCCCTACAGAAAGCGCTTCGAAAGAACCcgcataaattaataatagtcGCCGTAGGGCTCGTCCCACGAGATCCGGAACTGAAGTCGTATTTCAAAACGGGTTTGGAGATAACGTGGAAAGAGAAACGGTTTTGGGAAAGGTTACGTTACGCGATGCCACTGTCGAAGCGCCACGGACAGAAGTTGAAAAGACTTAACTACGGGAGGAATTCTAATACTTATACTATGGACGCGTCTGTGTTGAACAGTACTTGCCAGACGCTATGCGGGAAGTCGGCAAACTCGGCGGAGCGCTCGCCGTGCGACCGACCGCTATCCGAGCACATATACTCCACGATAGATTCGGATTACTCGTCCACTGATTTCCATGGGCGGCACCATCAACCGCAGTCTGTGGTTATGCAGCACACTGTGCAAACGTACCTGGTGTAG
- the LOC135076273 gene encoding UDP-N-acetylglucosamine--peptide N-acetylglucosaminyltransferase 110 kDa subunit isoform X2: MTACLQQACYLKAIETRPDFAVAWSNLGCVFNAQSEIWLAIHHFEKAVALDPNFLDAYINLGNVLKEARIFDRAVAAYLRALNLSPNNAVVHGNLACVYYEQGLIDLAIDTYRRAIELQPNFPDAYCNLANALKEKGQVADAEECYNTALRLCPSHADSLNNLANIKREQGFIEEATRLYLKALEVFPEFAAAHSNLASVLQQQGKLNEALMHYKEAIRIQPTFADAYSNMGNTLKEMQDVAGALQCYTRAIQINPAFADAHSNLASIHKDSGNIPEAIQSYRTALKLKPDFPDAYCNLAHCLQIVCDWTDYEARMKKLVSIVAEQLEKNRLPSVHPHHSMLYPLTHDFRKAIAARHANLCLEKVQVLHKPPYKFPRELQGRLRIGYVSSDFGNHPTSHLMQSVPGLHDRTKVEIFCYALSPDDGTTFRSKIAREAENFIDLSQMPCNGKAADKIYGDGIHILVNMNGYTKGARNEIFALRPAPVQVMWLGYPGTSGASYMDYLVTDAVTSPVELASQYSEKLAYMPQTYFVGDHKQMFPHLQERLILSDKVKSHNSLGIVADNVAVINATDLSPLVETTDIKEIKEVVRAARPVEISLKVAELPTTTPIETMIASGQVQTSVNGVILQNGLATTQTNNKAATGEEVPQSIVITTRQQYGLPDEAVVYCNFNQLYKIDPLTLHMWVYILKHVPNSVLWLLRFPAVGEPNLQATAQQLGLPPGRIIFSNVAAKEEHVRRGQLADVCLDTPLCNGHTTSMDILWTGTPVVTLPGETLASRVAASQLNTLGCPELIARTRQEYQDIAVRLGTDREYLKAIRAKVWTARTESPLFDCKAYATGLEMLYSRMWQRFARGDRPDHIQAADK; this comes from the exons ATGACAGCATGCCTGCAGCAG GCTTGTTACTTGAAAGCCATAGAAACGAGGCCAGACTTTGCAGTCGCATGGAGTAACTTGGGATGCGTGTTTAACGCACAAAGTGAGATCTGGTTGGCAATACACCACTTTGAAAAAGCAGTGGCCTTGGACCCTAATTTCTTGGATGCTTACATCAACTTGGGAAACGTTCTCAAGGAGGCGAGAATATTTGACAG GGCTGTAGCGGCTTACTTACGCGCTCTAAATCTATCGCCTAATAACGCCGTCGTCCACGGCAATCTGGCGTGCGTATACTATGAACAAGGACTGATTGACTTGGCTATCGACACATACAGGCGGGCCATAGAACTGCAACCCAACTTCCCTGACGCGTATTGTAACTTGGCAAATGCCCTAAAAGAGAAAGGCCAAGTGGCTGATGCGGAGGAGTGCTACAATACAGCTCTACGACTATGCCCCTCCCACGCAGATTCGCTCAATAACTTGGCCAATATCAAACGCGAGCAAGGTTTTATCGAAGAAGCGACGCGGCTGTATCTGAAAGCACTAGAAGTGTTCCCAGAATTCGCTGCTGCTCACAGCAACTTAGCCTCTGTACTGCAACAGCAAGGCAAGCTCAATGAAGCTCTCATGCATTACAAGGAGGCGATCCGGATTCAACCGACTTTCGCCGATGCCTACAGCAACATGGGCAATACCCTCAAGGAAATGCAAGACGTGGCTGGTGCCTTACAGTGCTACACTAGAGCCATTCAAATTAACCCTGCGTTCGCCGACGCTCACAGCAACCTGGCTAGCATCCACAAAGACTCGGGCAATATCCCCGAGGCTATACAGTCATATAGAACGGCACTGAAGCTCAAGCCAGATTTCCCTGATGCATATTGCAACCTGGCCCACTGTCTTCAGATTGTGTGCGACTGGACGGACTACGAAGCGCGCATGAAGAAGTTGGTCAGTATTGTCGCCGAACAACTCGAAAAGAATAGGCTCCCGTCGGTTCATCCGCATCACTCGATGCTTTATCCGTTGACGCACGACTTCAGGAAAGCGATCGCGGCTCGCCACGCTAACTTGTGTTTGGAAAAAGTCCAGGTTCTCCACAAGCCACCTTACAAGTTCCCACGCGAGTTACAAGGCCGACTCCGCATCGGCTACGTGAGCAGTGACTTCGGGAACCACCCGACTTCTCATTTGATGCAATCGGTACCTGGACTTCACGATCGTACTAAGGTTGAAATCTTCTGCTATGCTCTAAGCCCAGATGATGGCACGACCTTCCGCTCCAAGATCGCTAGGGAAGCGGAGAACTTCATTGATCTCTCCCAAATGCCGTGCAACGGGAAAGCCGCTGACAAAATATATGGTGACGGTATTCACATTCTTGTCAACATGAATGGTTACACGAAAGGCGCGAGGAATGAAATATTCGCGTTGAGGCCAGCACCAGTTCAGGTCATGTGGCTGGGCTACCCTGGAACGAGTGGCGCGAGTTATATGGACTATTTGGTCACAGATGCAGTCACATCCCCAGTAGAACTGGCCAGTCAATACAGCGAGAAGTTAGCTTACATGCCGCAAACATACTTCGTTGGTGACCACAAGCAAATGTTCCCGCACTTGCAGGAGCGCCTTATTCTGAGCGACAAAGTGAAGTCTCATAACAGCTTGGGCATTGTAGCCGACAATGTAGCGGTAATAAACGCTACTGACCTCTCGCCGTTGGTGGAAACTACGGATATCAAAGAAATCAAGGAAGTGGTCAGGGCAGCAAGGCCTGTGGAAATTTCACTGAAAGTGGCGGAATTGCCTACTACTACTCCAATCGAAACTATGATCGCTTCGGGACAAGTTCAG acatCAGTCAACGGCGTAATCCTCCAAAACGGCCTAGCAACGACTCAGACCAACAACAAAGCGGCGACAGGCGAGGAAGTGCCACAGTCTATCGTTATCACGACGCGGCAGCAATACGGCTTACCAGACGAGGCTGTAGTGTACTGCAACTTCAACCAGCTGTACAAGATCGATCCGCTGACGCTGCATATGTGGGTGTACATTCTGAAGCACGTGCCTAACAGTGTACTGTGGCTGTTAAGATTCCCAGCCGTGGGCGAGCCGAATCTACAAGCCACTGCGCAGCAACTGG GTCTCCCGCCCGGCCGAATAATCTTCTCCAACGTAGCAGCGAAGGAGGAGCACGTGCGACGCGGTCAACTAGCGGACGTGTGCCTCGACACGCCGCTGTGTAATGGACATACCACCAGCATGGACATATTGTGGACTGGCACGCCTGTTGTCACGCTGCCTGGCGAGACGCTAGCCTCCAG AGTGGCAGCTTCACAACTTAACACACTTGGATGCCCCGAGCTGATTGCGAGGACAAGACAAGAATATCAAGACATAGCTGTAAGACTAGGAACTGATAGGGAATA TTTAAAAGCGATCCGCGCGAAAGTGTGGACGGCCCGGACGGAGAGCCCATTGTTCGACTGCAAGGCGTACGCGACCGGCCTGGAAATGCTATACTCGCGCATGTGGCAGCGGTTCGCGCGAGGCGACCGCCCCGACCACATACAGGCCGCGGACAAATAG